Genomic DNA from Apis mellifera strain DH4 linkage group LG6, Amel_HAv3.1, whole genome shotgun sequence:
gaaaattacaaaagaagatatcaatattagaaaatcaaattgttaaacataatatattgttacaagatatataattttatgtattattacatTGCAAGATagcaagttttaaaaaaagatgtatagtatttattttttacaaattaattatagaacaaCAATTATagaacaacaaaaaaaaaatacttttgcaAAGTGCAttctataataagaaataaaaaataagaacatttgtagaatatatatttattaaataactgaCTTATgcatttattagatataaatatttaatgtatatataatatatataaaattttgtttgataacaaaataaatatatttatttcattttatattaaaataagagttatttgtaaatattttgaatattaatttttaatttgatttttataataagagaaaaaaagttttttttataaaaagaggtaagaatttttataaagaagaaataagaagaaaatatttttataaaaaaaataataaaaaaaaatataaaaatttgtattttataaaatttacttattgtatctatttttttatttattacatttgtttaattcttttatttgtaaacataaaaatatatgtaaataattcaatattatattatataaacttccaagaaagcataaaaaataatcaataaaaaattattatgtttattacaaataattaatttttcaacctcatcttttacttatattgtattacattttatttatacagaaaatcaaatattaattatatatggaaattttgtggaattaatttaaatacttttaatatagttaattgaatatttagttaatctttatatttttatgtttgattttgtattataatatctaatagatttttaaattgtattccaGCTAATATTCTATTAGATGATACAGGATTTACACATTGTTGTAATAGATTTTGTACATCTggatagttttttaatatttctacagGTATATCGTGTAAAAGCCCACCAggaagtatattattatttatatttaatgctaataatatctgtaaatataaaatattctatataaaactgaaaaattttttatcaaaaataattttgaaatgtataataaattagtattatgttttttaataataaaaaccaaCCTTGCATATTGCATAATAATTGTGATCactaattttatgattacatATATCAACAGAAGAAAATGCAAGGCATTCTGGGCAACTAAAATTTTCAGTATTTACGTGTAATTGATTCCATGTAGTTGATCTTTCTAAATaacatatgtaaaaaaatttttaaataattttttaaaatctaattcttttattttatattttattatagtagtattttattatagtattttattctttctctaataaataataatttttaaattacctgcaggagcaatatttttatcaacaacaatgatattttctaaatctacAAATTTagcattattattcatatcaatTGCTATATTATCAGCAGATATATCAGTTAAATAAAAaccaaaatttttgtttttatatgtaaatttgtaaGCTGCATCTAGAAGACTTGAAGCTATTTTAGCTCTATGTAACCATGGTTCATTATAATAAGCAGTTAATGGTAATCCAATATATTCCTCAATTACAATGCGTCCACAAGCACCAAAATATTTTGGTACAGGCCAATCTTTATCTGCagataatatctataaatataagttgttttattttactttttctattttattccatgaagcttttttttttattaaattttattagattttttacttctatgaaaatatataaatacatatataatatacctgAAGAAAGAGAGGTTCAGGATTAAGAACAATTAGTGTCcagatattaatatcaaatatttttttatgaatatcttttttattatgatatacatcttttaaaaaattatccaaatgtTGGATTGTAGGACAAAGTTTTAaaccattaaaattattttttataaaattcaaattgacttctttttcaatgaatttatgaaaattaatattaatattatcatctacatcttttatatttattgtacaaatatgagaaatatttttattttcacaaactATTCTGTCAAATTcatctaattcaaaatttttagctAATTTCTTCAGAACGaccctatttttattaaaagagccaaaaaatacattttttactccgaaaaaataagaaaacacggaataaaaatcatgaaatGTAATATCTACTTCATGAATATAATTACACGCAGAAGTACCAAAACATAATGGACATTTATGTAATTCCATTAAACGATTCATATCTGGtcgaaatgtaataattgtgGACCATTTTAAtgctattaaaattgttagaaGAAATAGTAATtcccattttttaaattttaatatattataaatgtacgaTAAAATCATATACTAAAACTTTCTACAATTgtgattaattatacaaaatataatcaattattaaaatataaatatcttatctttataggttatgttaaacttgatatataattcatgTAAGCACTATAAATATACAcgatataaagtaaataaagtaactgtgtttatatataatttatatatatatattttaaataataggttaatttgaataaataaagatatggattattatgaaatattacttCATTTGACAACTATTGATAAGACTGAAaatggtaaaatattttatacattttatataaaataataataaattttatatcatattatattatataataaattttaataatagttttactattttatatgttttagaaGAGATTAAAGATTTTGACAAAagattgcaatatattttacaaaaagtaaaacgaattttaatggaaaataataaaaaattcttaaataacagTATTTATGATAAAGATGAATCTCTTGATATTAggtaagattattttataaaaaaataatttttttttataaataatttaaaattttacaaaaatatataaaaatagtttaaagtaaatttaatgtatatatctaatatttattatatttttagatatcaatatatatatattactgtacatattttacaaaatataaatacatgtgATTCTACAAATAATGAATCTTTATTCAGTGTTAAACAATTCCATACTTTAAGAATTTGTATAGAACTAATAACAGCAATGGGAATTATACCTTGCCTTTTACCTGGAGTTGGAGTTGACATAGTTAAATTATGTCCCAGagctttgaaaatttataatgaaaaactaACAGATTTACaagtatgaattttaaaaaattaattaaaatataaatataaaataataatataagatataaataaaataaatttaaaatatttcttttgttttagaaatataaacgaTTACAATTCACAGTTAATTCTCTCATACAATTATACAATGAAATTATGTTTCGTCCTGCAATACTTGCTCAAGTAGGACCATTATTAGCTGCACTTTTACAATTAAGTTATGCTCCATTGATGAAACCatctaaaaatacatttaatcaaTCAGAAAATAGAAGCaaagatgaatttataatgactgaagatttatataatgaattaaaaaaagatcaagaacattttatacatttgcttcatgaattcttaaatatttgtcCTTTATCTACAAGTATGAAAGAATTAATGGTAATTTTTGGCATCAAAGGAGCACCAAAATGGCTCCAACGCAAAACTCGTCATTATCTATTACAACAACTTATGCAACCTAATGGAATTGTTTCAATCATAACTGCTATTTGTGAAGATGTATTGGATTTTGGAGAACATTgggataaattgaatattatttccagATTAATAGCTACATCACatggaaataattctaatgaaTATTACGAATCCATATGTGCACaagtatattttacaaattatttttataataattcagtttatttttttaaataattatttattttaaaataaattatatttgtttcagttattaaatcttttaacatCAACATCGATTAAACATTCAACAACAATAGCAAATTGTTGCATTACTGcactttatgaatataatgctaatatttgttttgaaaatattataacagttATATGTAGTCCattattggaaatttcaaaaaatgatcaaaatgtattaaaaaacgaaaatgaaGTAGAAAAatgcattgaaaatttaacaaaatgttttataactGTAGAagctaaatttaaacaattaccTTGTGAACTTTTAAAACATGTGGCTGttcctttattttcattatataataattttaggcAAAGTGTTTGTGcagagaaaatcaaaattaaacaacTTATATTGTTACTTTTATATGAAGaatcattaagaaataatctttttgcTGTATTTCTTGGACACAgtataactaataattatgGAAATCGTTTAAAGTCAAAGTTTGGACCATCAGgtggaattgaaattataggAATTGATGAGACTTGTAAATATGAAGAATTTGCTGAtagtttatttgatttaacattttctatagaaatattatcaaataaattattttcctatttactaaaatttctatcgaattttatagaattagatcagcaaaatttattagaaacagaagatgatataattgataaaattaaaaaacaattagcAGCTATAAAACTTCTATCAAGTTTAGCTAATATATCTGCAGTACAAGAAGCACAAGTTGAAAAT
This window encodes:
- the LOC100576337 gene encoding deleted in autism protein 1 homolog — translated: MILSYIYNILKFKKWELLFLLTILIALKWSTIITFRPDMNRLMELHKCPLCFGTSACNYIHEVDITFHDFYSVFSYFFGVKNVFFGSFNKNRVVLKKLAKNFELDEFDRIVCENKNISHICTINIKDVDDNININFHKFIEKEVNLNFIKNNFNGLKLCPTIQHLDNFLKDVYHNKKDIHKKIFDINIWTLIVLNPEPLFLQILSADKDWPVPKYFGACGRIVIEEYIGLPLTAYYNEPWLHRAKIASSLLDAAYKFTYKNKNFGFYLTDISADNIAIDMNNNAKFVDLENIIVVDKNIAPAERSTTWNQLHVNTENFSCPECLAFSSVDICNHKISDHNYYAICKILLALNINNNILPGGLLHDIPVEILKNYPDVQNLLQQCVNPVSSNRILAGIQFKNLLDIIIQNQT
- the LOC411638 gene encoding transport and Golgi organization protein 6 homolog, producing the protein MDYYEILLHLTTIDKTENEEIKDFDKRLQYILQKVKRILMENNKKFLNNSIYDKDESLDIRYQYIYITVHILQNINTCDSTNNESLFSVKQFHTLRICIELITAMGIIPCLLPGVGVDIVKLCPRALKIYNEKLTDLQKYKRLQFTVNSLIQLYNEIMFRPAILAQVGPLLAALLQLSYAPLMKPSKNTFNQSENRSKDEFIMTEDLYNELKKDQEHFIHLLHEFLNICPLSTSMKELMVIFGIKGAPKWLQRKTRHYLLQQLMQPNGIVSIITAICEDVLDFGEHWDKLNIISRLIATSHGNNSNEYYESICAQLLNLLTSTSIKHSTTIANCCITALYEYNANICFENIITVICSPLLEISKNDQNVLKNENEVEKCIENLTKCFITVEAKFKQLPCELLKHVAVPLFSLYNNFRQSVCAEKIKIKQLILLLLYEESLRNNLFAVFLGHSITNNYGNRLKSKFGPSGGIEIIGIDETCKYEEFADSLFDLTFSIEILSNKLFSYLLKFLSNFIELDQQNLLETEDDIIDKIKKQLAAIKLLSSLANISAVQEAQVENPTSLFCFIKSLFNQYIKKNKTSSDESDCEILYVSLMLIKIILNERKKPLNWTIFNDFVIFLKECCISNISPQLLLLTQELIKLIETQGKSEYKHYEDLSVNCKSLNKFEQALKDLIDPLLPVRAHGLITLTKLIENMDPYAIARKAILLELFKENLKHEDSFIYLAAINGLCVLATSYPQVIIKMLVQEYINMPQRVSAKEITVETRTKLGEILVKVTRTLGEMASAYKNILINGFLCATKDLDSLVRASSLSCLGELCKVLGFRLGDIVIEVIYCISCIIKTDKNPECRRAAVMVSTLLLRGLGKDTLTSLSKDLVDLYRGLKYLRDNDQDTVLRLHAQLALEELDYIMKDFLFSAPKLEKRIFLLGS